CTATAAGACCGAGTTTGAAGACGGCACCCGTCAGAGCGTCATCGTTACGCTCACGCAGATTGAAAGGGATAAAAAACTCGCACCCGATCTTTTCAAATTTGTGGTGCCTGAAGATGCTGAGGTAATTGATCTTTCCGAAAATTAGAGACTCTCTAATCATGAGGGTGTTTCTAACGTTTCGCAATATATTATGAATTTCAGTACCCTTTTACGTTTAGCAAATCTCCTGACGCTTTTACGGTTGTTCCTGATACCTCCCTTCATATTCTGCTTTCAGGCGGATATGATGGCGCCCGCGCTCATCATCTTTCTGCTTGCAGCGCTCACAGACAATCTTGATGGCAGGATCGCACGAAGACAGGGCGAAACCAGCTTCGGGAAATTTATGGACCCCCTCGCAGATAAATTGTTAATTGGCACCGCTTTAGTCTGTCTCGCACTCTTTAAACACCTTGAGGGTGGACTCATCCCGATGTGGATGGTTATTGTCATCATGGGGCGCGAAATCCTCGTTACAGTTTTGCGAGTCGTTTTTATCGCAAAATATGGGCAAGTTGTTTCGGCGAGTCAATGGGGAAAATATAAGATGACTTCGCAATTAGTTGTCATCGGGATCGGCTTGGGATTGCTCGCATTCCAGGATGCCTTGAATGCTGCATTTATTCTACAAAACCGCGGTCCTATCTATTTTATGATGCTTGTGCCGTTGATTCTCACGGTGGCATCCGGTCTGGAGTTTCTCGTCAACAACCGCAAATTTTTATCCGCGCTCATTCACCTAACAAGTTACGATCCAGAAGCAGGTGCGTGATAATGACAACCAAAAGCGATGCCATTCGCTGTTTTGTAGCAATTGAGATACCGCAACCGATACAAGCGTTGCTGAAAAACGTACAGACACGCCTCCAGTCAGAGGTTCGTAGGGCTTCATGGACAAAACCTGGAAACTTCCACCTCACCTTAAAGTTCTTGGGGGATGTTCCTTCTGAAACGATTGATAGTGTGCGTA
This genomic interval from Candidatus Poribacteria bacterium contains the following:
- the pgsA gene encoding CDP-diacylglycerol--glycerol-3-phosphate 3-phosphatidyltransferase is translated as MNFSTLLRLANLLTLLRLFLIPPFIFCFQADMMAPALIIFLLAALTDNLDGRIARRQGETSFGKFMDPLADKLLIGTALVCLALFKHLEGGLIPMWMVIVIMGREILVTVLRVVFIAKYGQVVSASQWGKYKMTSQLVVIGIGLGLLAFQDALNAAFILQNRGPIYFMMLVPLILTVASGLEFLVNNRKFLSALIHLTSYDPEAGA